In the genome of Longimicrobium terrae, the window CTCTTCCGCCATGACGGCGCGGATGCGGTCCGACAGGTCCAGCCAGCGGGTTTCGCCCGCCTCGGCCATGATCTTGTCGGCCAGTTCGCGCAGCACGGTGGCGCGCGGGTCGGTGGCCTTGTACACGCGGTGGCCGAAGCCCATGACCTTCTTGCCGCCCGACAGCGCGTTGCGGACCCAGGCGCCCGGGTCTTCGCCGCTCTCGTCGATTTCGCGGAGCATGTTCATGACCTCCACGTTGGCGCCGCCGTGGCTGGGGCCCTTGAGCGTGCCCAGCGCCGAGGTGACGGCGCTGTACACGTCGGCCAGCGTGCCGGCGGTGACGCGCGCGGCGAAGGTGGAGGCGTTCATGCCGTGCTCGGCGTGCAGCACGAGCGCCACGTCCATGGTGCGGACGCGGGTTTCGTTGGCTTCCTCGCCGTTGAGCATGTACAGGAAGTTGGCCGCGAAGCCCAGGTCCGGCTTGGGATCCAGCGGCTCCTTGCCGTTCCGCACGCGCTCGTACGCCGCCACGATGGCCGGCGTCTGCGCGGTCAGGAAGATGGCCTTGTGACGCACCGACTCGATGCTGATGTCATCGGCGTCGGGGTCGAACATGCCCAGCGCCGACACCGCGGTGCGCACGGCGGCCATGGGATCCGCATCCGTGGGATAGTTGCGGATCATTTCCACCACTTCAGGACGCAGCGTCGCATGCTTGCGCAGATGCGCGCTGAACTCCTCCAGCTGCGTGGGGGTCGGCAGTTCGCCGTTCCACAGCAGGTAGCACACCTCTTCGAAGGTGGTGTTGCGTGCGAGGTCGTCGATATCGTACCCCGCGTAGATGAGTTCACCCACCTCGCCGTTGATGTCGCTCAGGCGGGACTGCGCGACGACGACCCCCTCGAGACCCTTGGCAGCCATTTCAGCTTTCTCGGACGCAATTGCGAAAGTACATTCCGGCCACCGCTGGCCGGTACGCGCGTTGTGCGCAGCATGGTCCGGGCCAGCGGAACTGCGGCAACATAGCAAGGGCCCCCAGGGCCCGCAAGCGCGCAGCCAGCGGCGCGGAGGATGCGGAAGCACTCACGCGCGCGCACTTTTTCTTCCCCGGACGGCAACGCTTTTGGAGTCGGCGAGCGACGCGGAACTGGTAGGCATGGTTCTGGACGGCCAGACCGGCCGATACGAGGTCCTGGTGCGCCGGTACCAGGATACCATGTACCGCCATGCCTTCGGGATGGTGGGCGACGCCGACGCGGCCGCCGACCTGGTGCAGGACTCGCTGGTCAAGGCGTACACCCGGCTGGGCACCTGCGACCCGGACCGGTTCGCGGCCTGGCTGTTCCGCATTCTGCGCAACCGCTGCAAGGACTGGCTCAAGAGCCGCCGCCGCCGCGACGTGTCGCTCACCGACCAGGACGTGGCCGCGCCGGGTTCGGCCGATCCCCTGCGCGCGCTGGAGGCGGGCGAGGCGGGCCGCGTGATCGTGGAGGCGCTGGGCAGGCTGCCGGAGGGGCAGCGCGAGGCGTTTCTGATGAAGCACGTGGAGGGACGCAGCTACGAGGAAATGGCCGGCATGCTGGGCGCCGGGGTGAGCGCGCTCAAGATGCGGGTGATGCGCGCGCGGGAGGCGCTGCAGGCGATGCTGGGGGATCAGGTGTAGGGAGTACGGAAGTGCGTGAGTGCGGGGTGCGTGAGTGCGTCAGTGCGCCGGCCGCGGGGTCGCGGTGATGGCGGCGAACGTCACGTTGTTGAGAGAGGCGCCGCGCGGTACCTTCCTGCGCCTCAGACTTGGGCGCCGGCGGAGGGTTCCGCGCCATACCCGCCCGCGAGGATTGCACGCCACGCGAATCGCCGTGAGCAGACAGGTCTGCTCACGGCGATCGTGGTTGGGTGGATCAGGCGCGCCGCCGCCGGAAAGGAGGGGGCGCCGGCCGCCAGTGGCAGAAAATCAGGCCGGGTGGGCGGTGCCGTCGGCTTCGCGCGGGTCGGCGTCGGCATCGGAGGCTTCGTCGCGGGCGATGGCGTGCTCCGCGCACAGCCGCGTCTCGGGAATCACCTCCAGCCGCGCCATCTCGATCTGCTTTCCGCAGACGTCGCACAGCCCGAACTGCTCCGGCTCCTTGTACAGCCGCTCCAGCGCTTCGTCCAGCGCGTACAGCCGGCGCCCCTCCACGCTGGCCATCAGGAACTGCTTCTCCTGCTCGTGCTGCTCGGTGGCATAGTCGGCCATGTGCTGGTCCATGCCGCTCAGCTCGCCCGTGCGGTCCCGCAGCTCGTCCGACAGTTCGTCGAAGTGGCCGATGGAGTCCTGCGCGCGCTTGCGCTCGTCCAGCAGCCGCTTCTCAATCAGGCTGCGCTCGTTTTCCTGAAGCATGTGGGTTACGTTCCGGTCCTGGTGAAGGGCGGTTCGCCGCCCCTGCCGCAGCCGCGCCCCGTCAATCTCCGTGCCTGCCCCGCGCAGCCCACTACGCATCGCCGTGTCCGACACTCGCAGCCGCTGGTCCGCTCCCCTCCCCGGCCTCCTTCTGGCCGCCGCCGTCACCGTCGCCGCATGGGCCCTTCAGGGGGTGGAAGAACGCCTTTTCGGCCACGCGATCGTCGAGGCCATCGTTCTCGCCATTCTGCTGGGAATGCTGCTGCGCACGGCGTGGAAGCCGGGGCCGCGCTGGGAGCCGGGGATCAAGCTCGCCGCCAAGCAGGTGCTTGAAATCGCCATCGTGCTGCTGGGCGCGTCCGTCAACCTGCCGCTGCTGCTGAGCGCCGGGGCACCGCTCGTCATCTCCATCCTCCTCGTGGTCGTGGGCGGGCTGGCGGCCTCGTACGGGCTGGGGCGCGCGCTGGGGCTGAACCCGCGCCTGGCCACGCTCATCGCCTGCGGAAACGCCATCTGCGGCAACTCGGCCATCGCCGCCGTGGCGCCGGTGATCGGGGCCGACAAGGAGGACGTGGCGTCGTCCATCGCCTTTACCGCCGTGCTGGGCGTCATCGTCGTCCTCGGCTTGCCGCTGCTGATTCCCGTCCTCGCGTTCAGCGACTACCAGTACGGCGCGCTGGCGGGGATGACGGTGTACGCCGTGCCGCAGGTCATCGCCGCCACCTTTCCCGTCAGCGCGCTGAGCGGCGAGGTGGGCACGCTGGTCAAGCTGGTGCGCGTGCTTCTGCTGGGCCCCATCGTCGTCTTCTTTTCGCTGCGCAACCGCAAGATCGGCGAACGCAAGCTGTCCGCCGGATCGCTCATTCCCTGGTTCATCACCGGCTTCCTGGTGCTGGCGATGCTTCGCTCGATCGGCCTCATCCCCGCGGAGGTCGCCGGGCCCGTGCGCGAGGTGTCGCGGTGGATGACGGTGATCGCCATGGCGGCGCTGGGGCTGGGCGTGGACGTGCGGGTGCTGGGCAAGGTGGGCGGACGCGTGATCGCGACGGTGACGGGATCGCTCATCGTCCTCATCACCCTGAGCGCCGCGCTGATCCGCTTCTTCGGCATCGGCTGATCCACACCGGGCGATCCTCGTCGTCCCAAGCGGAGCCCGGTCGATCCTCATCGTCACCCGACCTGGTCCGCATCGAACAGAAAGAAAGCCCGGCACCTCGCGCGAGGTGCCGGGCTTTCTTGTGTCAACGCATCGGACGCGGGGCACGAACAGACACGAGTCACGCCGTCTCAAAAGATGATCAGCAGATGGAACCGCCACGGACGCCCGAACCTCAACCCGGAAGCTGCGGACCGCACGCGTTCAGGAACCCGCATTGATCTCTGGATGATCAGACGGGCCCCACTCAAGCAGGCCAGTACGCGGCGGCGGGACTCCGCCGGAGTTCGGCGCTGCGCAACGTGTCCGGCCACGCAGCGCGGCCTGAACCGTGTCCACGTGACCAGCCCGGACGACGATGCGGCCACGGAGCCCGTCGTGACCGATGGCCCGGGCGAAAACACCGTACGTTCCCGCAGGAATCGAATCCCATCGAACGATTCCCGCCCCATCCATCCCTGACCGCCGCAGAGACTCATCCGGATTCGAGACCCGGGGATCCGCATGCAGGGAGACGATGACCTTCTGCAAGCCGGCGGTCTGATCCCTGACCCGGGTCGCGCGAATCACCAGAGACCCCATTCCCTCGCCCGCCTCTCGATACGGTGCGCCCTGGACGATCCGGATCGAACCGGGCTGTCCATCAGGAGCAGCGCATTCTGGATTCCGGCGTCCCAGGCAGCCACCCATGAGCATGCCCGCGCAAAGCGCAACAGCCGATCGTGAACGCATTCCTCGTCCTCGCTCCTGAAAATCACCGCTGATTTGACAGAGGCGCAGGCCCGTCGCGGGCTCTCTGTCGCGCTGAATCGCACCGCCCATCCACTCGAGCTCCGTCGTTCCCTGCTCCGGGGCGGCGTACGAAACACCACGGAGATCGCCGGTGCTCTCAGAACTCGCTGTCCAGGAACACGGAGGTGACAACCCAGGATTCAGCAACGGGTCTGACCGAAACGGACAGCTTTTCAACAGCTCCATCGGACGTGAATGAAAAGAAGGCCAGCATGCGGGAGTCCCGCTTCCCCGGGTACAGACCCCGAAGCTTCAATCCATTGGCGGCGTCCAACAGCAGCGCGCGACGGCTGCCGTGCAGGCCAGCAAACCGCCTTGGCTGGTCCCCTTGGGACAACCCACGCAGAGTCAGTGTGTCGCCGCGTGCAGCAGCCCGCAGAAACTCTTTTGTCGTACGTGTGATTTCTTTCCCGTTCCGGGCATGGGGGCTCGCACACCCGGAAAGCAGCAGCAGGCCCACAATGACTCGCCCAAAACCTGCCCGCATCGCCCAACCTGTGCCGAGGCGCGTGGCGCCGGTGATGAATGCTCTCATGACCGATTCACTTTGAGCAACGGAGCCCGGCACCTCGCGGAGGTGCCGGGCTTCTCGCATCCGCGGATCTCGATCCACCGTTCACCTCGCAAGGCTCCGGCGCACACCCCAGACGAGCGCCAATACCGGCCAGAGCAGCCACACCGTCCCGAACCCCCACAGGACGATGCCCAGGTGCCGCGGATTCGCGCCGCCCACGTCGGACGCGTAGGAGGCCACCCATTCCGCCACCGCGAACAGCCCGGTCCACGCCAGACCCGCGACCGCGACGGGCACCAGCCCGCGCCGGTCCCACGTGTTCTGGCGAAGCGAGAACACCGTCACCGCCGCGAGCGGCAGCGCCAGCAGGGCGAACGGGCGAAACCATTCCGGAGCGGCCAGCAGCAGCCGGATGTGCAGCGGCGCCGCGTAGGACTGCAGGCCGATCATGATCCAGACCCACATGGCGGCCAGCAGCAGCCAGAGTGCGAGCACCCCATTCCTTCGCCCCACGCCCACCACGATCCCGACGATCACCAGCCATGCGAGCAGACCCGCCAGCGCCTCCACCGCGGGCCTGAACCCGCCAAAGACCGCCGCCACCAACACCAGAACCATCGTCGCGGCCCCCGCCGCCGCCAGTCCCGCGCGGAGCGCCGGCAGCCGATCTCCGCGACTGCTCATCTGCAAACCTCGCTTGTCACAGAAGCCTGTGGCCAGTCATGCGGATGGATGAAGTCCGGCGCCGTACCCGCCGGTTCGCGCAGGTGAAGCCTCACGGCAGTATGGTAACGCTTTCCGCCGTTGTTGCGGCAGATTCATCTGCTCCAGCGGAGAACACACGGCGCCACGCGTGCGATCCATCCACCAAGAAAACGGCCCGCCCGGCGATTGCCGGACGGGCCGATTTGAGGAGCCGGTCGCGCGGCCGGAGCCGCGCGATCGACCGGGACTACTTGGTGCGCACGATCGACAGCGCGAACGGAGTCGTGGGCGCAACGCCGCCCGACAGCGCCGTCACCTTGCCGAACTTGCTGGCACCCACGCTGAACCGCTGGTACGTGGTGCCGCCGCCGGCCGAGTGGTTCACCGTGAGCGGCACTCCGCTGGTGAGCGCACGCACCTGCAGCGAGTAGCTTCCGTACAGGATCTGGTGCATCGACCGGAAGTTCCAGCTGGGAATCGTGTAGATCGGCGAAACCCCGGTGACGGCGTCGTCCGTGTACATGGCCGCATCGAAGTCGCGCACCCACTCCTGCGGGCTCACACCCAGCACGGTGGCCAGGTTGGTGAGGCCGGCCTGCTGCGAGTTGGACAGATCGTACCACAGGGTGGCGTCCGAGGCGTTCTTGCGGTCAGCCGCGTACCGCAGGAAGGCCCACACGGCGCCGCGCGTGGCCAGAACGTCGTTGCCCTTGAAGGCGCCCGACGTGTCGGGGCGCTGCATCCACGTCCGCAGGCGGCCGAAGTTGGCGCTGGCGTACGTGTTGTACGCGGCCACCCGCTTGCTGTTGAGCTGAATGCCCGACACCGCGTTGGTGCCCGCCGCCACGTTCTGCCGCGGCGACATTCCGGACGCGCGGTAGAACATCAGTTCCTCGGCGATGTGGCTGAGGCCCTCGTTCAGCCACACGCTCTCGTACTGCGTGAAGCCGTCGTTCACGTACATGCGGCGCGACGCGTTGGTCAGGTGCTGCAGCTCGTGGGCGATGGTGCCCACCGTGCCGCCACGGACGTAGCTCACCGTCCGCACGTTGCTGTTCACCACCCCCGTGGGATCCGGCACCAGCATGTAGAACATTTCGCCCTCGTTGCTCAGCGTGCACGAGCCGGGGGCCGAGCTGTACAGGTCGCGGGCCGAGAAGTAGCCGGCCACGACGGACGACGACGCGGGGGGCGAAAGCTCGTTCACCGCGCGGGTGTAGAAGGCGATCACGCGGCCGTTCTCGTCCAGGTCCGCCGGCGCGCCGAAGGCGACGGAGTCCGTGGCGTACACCAGCGTGTCGAACTCCATCGCGATGCTGTCGTACTGCGCCGTGGTGAAGCCGCCCGCCGGGTTCGACGTGTCGGACACGATGATGATGTGCTGGCCGACGGAGCGCACCATGCCCGCGCGGTCGCCGCGCGTTCCGCTGCAGCCGCTGACGGTGTTCAGGTTCATGATGTCGCCCACCGTCGGCACGCCGATGGTGATGTTGCGGCGCGCTCCGCCCGTGCGGGCGCCACGGCGAACCAGCGACGAAGGCTTGCGCATCACCGTGGACACGTCGCGCAGGTCACGCTCCATCATGGAGATGTGCAGATCCTCGTTCTGCTGCAGCGCGGCGTCGGACGTGGCGTTCAGGCGCGGCAGGCCGCCCGGAAGCAGCGACGGCGACGGCGGGCCGGTGACGGCGCCCGTTCCCGTAGCGGTGACCGTGAGCGAAAGCGCGCCCGAGGTGGCCAGGTTCACCGGCATGTACGTGAACTCGGCGCCGGCGCCGCCGCCCGCGATGCACAGGTTGGACGCGCCGGGCATGGTGGTGGAGACCACTTCGCCCACGGCCAGGTTGTAGCACACCGCCACGGGGATGGAGGCGGTGCGCGACCCCGACACGGCCGAGATCAGCGTGCTGCCCGGGGCCACGGCGGTGATGACGCCGCTGGCGTCCACGGTGGCCACGCCGGTGTTGCTGCTGGACCACGTGACCGACTGGTTGGCCTCCGGGTTGTTCACCACGTTGTACACCGTGGCCGACACCTTCACCGTGTCCGAGGCCACCAGCGTGTCGCGCGAGCGCGCCAGCGTGATGAAGCCCTCGGGGTACTGCACCTGCGCGCGGACATACACTTTGAACACGAAGCCCGTCGCGCCGCCGGACACCTGGAACTGCCAGTTCTTGGCCGGGGACACTTCATTCTGCGACAGCACCTCGTCGTACTGGAAGTACGGCTGGTTCTCGCCGGTGAAGTCGTCGCTGCCGGTGGCGTTGAACACCGACACCGAGCCCGCGCCCGTGGAAGTGGGACCCTGGTGAAAGAATACCTTGATGGCTTCCGGATCCAGCGTGGTGCCGTTGGTGGTGCCCAGCGACTGCATCAGCAGGTTCTGCACGGTGGCGTCAAAGCTGAAGATGCCCGTGCCCTCGTCGTTGGAGAGGTTGCTGGCCTGCAGCTTCACGTACGTGTTCTGGTTGCCCACGATCACCGCGGCGCTGCCGGCGCCGGTGGGGGCGGACGGCGTGCAGCCGAAGGTGGCCGTCGGCTTGACGGTGACCTTGCAGTCCAGCGCCACCACGGTCGAGGGCGTGGTGGGGCGGGTTTCCGGAGTGAGCGGGCCGCCGTCACTGTCGCACGCGGCGAGCACGGCGAGCAGCAATCCGGCGCAGGTGAGGCGCGTGGATCGAATCATGTCCGAATGGGGATCGGCGTGGACGGGAAGATGCCGCGCGGAGGTGGGATGGGAAACCGCGGCGGAACCCGGCTAATGTATCGAGGAACCCTGATCCCGTCAACTGTCGCAGATCGCGAGGCAGATGCTCAGGCTCTTGCTACCAAAGGGCTTGGCGGTTCCTGAGCGGTGGCGCAACGTATCAGTGAAGCCCTGCCGCCCGGTCACGGGCAGATGACGGAGCCGCTCCCGCCCTCGCGGGCCGCACCGGGCCGGATGCGCCAATCCCGCACGCGCCGCGTCGGCAAACGGTGGGAATTGTTTCTACCGGATGCGCCGGCACACGAGCGCATGAAACGCCCGGATCGCGCGCACGGCGGGCCGTGACGTGTTGATTCTTGTAAAAAAGCCGGAGGGGAGAAAACGGAAGCGGCCCGCCCCACGGTCATGTGGAGCGGGCCGCCTGATGCCCGGAGTGGGACTCGAACCCACAAACCCTCACGGGTGGCAGATTTTGAGTCTGCTGCGTATGCCATTTCGCCATCCGGGCCCGCGGCGCAAAACTAACGCGGAGCCGGCGCGGAATCAACCAGTCCCGCCGCGGGCGGCGCGTCCAGCAGTTGCAGCGCGTACACGGCCCGGCGCAGGGCGCGGATGCTGTCTCCCCCGGCCAGCCCTTCGCGGGCGCCGGCCAGCAACCGGCGCGCGCGGGCCCCGTTCTGCCCCGCCCCGCCGGCGGCCAGCCGCGCCTCGGCGCTGGCCAGCAGCCGCAGCCCCACCGCCATGGGCCCCTGCCCCCGCGCGGCCACCGTTCCCCGCGCAATCAGCAGCACGGCGGCGGAGGTGTCGCGGGCGGAAAGCGCCGCGCGGGCGGAATCCGCGCGCGCCGCCACAGAGACAGCGGCGGAATCCAGCGCGGGGTAGCGGCCGTGCTCCATCCGCTCACGGGCGCGGTCCGTCCACGCGTCCAGCGCGGCCAGCGGCTCCAGCACCCGGCGCGGGTCCGGAGCGCGGCTCACCGAACCGGCCGCCAGGAGCAGCGCCTGGTCTTCCATCGCCAGCGCCTCCTCCACCCGCCCCGCGGCACGCGCCCGGCCGGCGGCGGCGTGCAGCCCGCGCACCCCGTCCCGCGCCGGCGACCCGGGCGCGGCGTAGCGCAGCCAGGTGTCCGCGCGCGCCATGCCCACGGGCTCGGCCACGGCCACCCACTCGGTGCCGCCCGCGAACTGCACATACGAGCCGGGCCCGGTGGGGCCGTCCTGGCAGGCGGCCAGCGCCAGCAGGGGGGCCAGCGCCAGAAGCAATCGCGAACGGAGGGGGTTGGGCATGCGGCGGGATTCGGGGGGACCACGGCCGTACGGGGGAGAACCGCAAGCTATACGAAGTCGTGACAGATGGTCAAGCGGAAGCCGGCCGGCGTGCTTGACACCGTTTCCGCGCGCGGGATAGGTTAGCGGACGGACGTTCGACATGCCCGACCCGGAGGCCACACGCTCGATGACGGACGAGAGAAGCGCGTACGACGAAAAGCTGGAAAGCATTCTTCGCACCGCCGCGCAGATCTTTGCGGAGAAGGGCTACCACCAGGCCAGCATCCGCGACATCGCCCGGGCCACGGGGGTCAGCCTATCGGGGCTGTACTACTACTTCAACAGCAAGGAAGAGCTTCTCTTCCTCATCCAGGACCACGCGTTCGGAACGCTGCTGGACCACCTGGAGCGGCTGCTGGACGGCGTGGCCGAGCCGCACCGCCGGCTGCGGCTGCTGATGGAGAACCACCTGCGTTACTTCGTCGCCAACACGGCGGAGATGAAGGTGCTTTCGCACGAGGCCGAGGCGCTCACGGGCGACTTCCGCCGCCGGGTGAACGCCAAGAAGCGCAGGCTGACCGAGACGGCCATGCAGATCCTGCAGGAGATCCGCCCGGCCGGCGACCTGGATGCGCGCGTGGCGACCTTTGCCATGTTCGGGATGATGAACTGGCTGTACAACTGGCACCGCGCCGAGCGCGACGTGCCGGTGGACCGCATCGTGGACGACATGTACCGCATCTTCGTGGAGGGCTACGCGCCCGACAACGCCGCGGTGCCGGCGCTGGCGCGCGAAACCTCTCCCGGCGAAGAGCGCCCGTCCATCTGGTAGCGCCGCGCACTCGTGCGCGGCGCCGCCGATTTTGTCATTTTCGCTAACTTTCTTTGAACCGGAGCAGACCTGATGGCCACGCTGTCCGCTGACGTGCCGACCGAGACCCAGACGCTGGTGCACTACGAGGTGAGCGACGGCGTCGCCCTGTTCACCCTGGACGATCCCCCGGCCAACACGTACACGCACGAGATGATGCGCCAGATCGACGCGGCCATCCTGCGCGCGCGGTTCGACGCCACGGTGGACGTGATCGTGATCACGGGCAAGGGCGACAAGTTCTTCTGCGCCGGCGCCAACATCAACATGCTGCAGAAGGCCGATCCCACCTGGAAGTACTACTTCTGCCTGCACGCCAACGAGACGCTGCTCAAGCTGGAGCACACGCCCAAGCTGGTGATCGCGGCGCTCAACGGCCACACGGTGGGCGGCGGGCTGGAGATCGCCATGGCGGCGGACCTGCGCATCGCGCGGCGCGGCGCCGGCAAGATCGGCCTTCCCGAGGTGGCGCTGGGCGTGCTTCCGGGCACGGGCGGCACGCAGCGCCTGACCAAGCTGGTGGGCACCAGCAAGGCCATTGAGCTGATGGTTCAGGGCAACAACCTGGACTTTGACCAGGCCGCGGCCATGGGCATCGTGAACCAGGTGCTGGATTCGGAAAGCCGCGACGGCTTCCTGGAGCAGGTGATGGCGTACGCCAAGCAGTTCACCCGCCCCAACAAGGCGACGTTCGCGGTGGGCAACATCAAGCGTTCCTGCCAGAGCGGCGCGGAACTGCCGCTGGAGCAGGGTCTGGCGCTGGAGCGCGAACTGCAGGCGCTGCTGTTCAACTCGTCGGACGCCAAGGAAGGGCTGAACGCCTACGTGGAGAAGCGCACGCCGCACTTCACCGGCAAGTAAGCTCGGGGAAAGGAACGGGGCCGGGCTGCGGGTGGCCCGGCCTCGTTTTCGTTTGGGGGATGAAGGGCAGGAGGGTTGTTGGAGGCGGGTGGTCTGGTGCGCGAAGCGGAGGTGGACGCGTGCTCACGCTGTCTTGAGCGAATGAATCCGCCGCTCAAACCGCGGGAACCCCGACACCAGCCGCTGGCGCGTCCGGTTCGGGGCTTCAACCGCACCGGGGCCGACGGTTCCGGTGTGAAGTCTCCCCTCTCCGTGCGGCTGTTTGCACGCGGAGGGGCCGGGTGAGGGCAAGCTTCGGGCGCACACCGCGCCTCGTCGCCCGCGCCGGACAGCTCCCCCTCTCCCGCTTGCGGGAGAGGGGGCTGGGGGGAGAGGGGTGCCTCAGCATGCGGCTGGCACGGTCGATCCCGGCTTTTGTCGCCCGGACGAGATCCCGCCCGCTGGTGGCTCGCGGCGGTCCGGCGCAGTACTATCGTGTCCATCATCGCGAAACAATCACCCCGCTTCGGCGGGACGGCAGTCTGGCACGTTCAAACACACGGGAACATGAGCGATACGGCGACGCTGGAGATTCAGCCGGGACGGCTGTTCATCGGGGGCGAGTGGCAGGACGCCGCCTCGGGCAGGACGTTCGACACCATCAACCCCGCCACCGCCGAGACGCTGACGCAGGTGGCCGAGGGCGGCGCCGCGGACGTGGACCGCGCCGCGCACGCCGCCCGCGAAGCGTTTGAGAGCGACTCGTGGCAGAAGCTGGATGCCCGCAAGCGCGGCCGCCTGCTGTACGCCATTGCCGACGCCATGGAGGAGCGCGCCGACGAGCTCGCCCGGCTGGAAACGATGGACAACGGCAAGCCCGTGCGCGAGGCGCGGATGATCGACATCAAGGAGTCGATCGACTGCTTCCGCTACTACGCCGGCTGGGCCGACAAGATCGACGGCGACGTGATCCCCGTCCCCGGCCCCTACCTGAACTACACGCGGCGGGAACCGGTGGGCGTGTGCGGCGCCATCATCCCGTGGAACTACCCGCTGCAGATGGCCGCGTGGAAGGTGGCCCCCGCCCTGGCCTGCGGAAACGCCGTCATCCTCAAGCCCGCCGAGCAGACGTCGCTGACCGCGCTGGAACTGGCGCGCATCGCCTCGTCCGCCGGGCTCCCCGCGGGGATCCTGAACGTGGTCACCGGCTTTGGCGAGGACGCCGGCGCCGCGCTGGTCGCCCATCCGCAGGTGGACAAGATCGCGTTTACCGGCAGCACGGCGGTGGGCAAGATCATCCAGCGGCAGGCGGCTGACACGCTCAAGCGCGTTTCGCTGGAGCTGGGCGGCAAGAGCCCCAACATCGTCCTGGAAGACGCCGACGTGGACGCGGCCGTGCGCGGCGCCAGCATGGCCATCTTCTACAACACCGGCCAGGCCTGCACCGCCGGTTCGCGCCTGCTCGTCCATGAGAGCATCCGCGACGAGTTCGTGGAAAAGCTGCTGAAGCGCGCCGCAGGCTTCGTTCCGGGCGACCCGCTGGATCCCAAGACGCGCCTGGGGCCGCTGGTTTCGCAGGAGCAGATGGACCGGGTGATGGGCTACATCGAACAGGGCAAGAACGAAGGCGGCAACCTGCTGATGGGCGGCGACCGCGTGGAGGTGAACGGCAAGGCGGGCTACTTCATCAACCCGACCATCTTTGGCGACGTCACCTCGCGCATGACCATCGCCTGCGAGGAGATCTTCGGGCCGGTGCTGGCCGTGCAGACCTTTTCCGACATGGACGAGGCGCTGGAGATCGGCAACAGCACGGAGTACGGGCTGGCCGCCGCCGTGTGGACCAAGGACGTCCGCAAGGCGCACGTGGCCGCGCACCGGCTGCGCGCCGGCACGGTGTGGATC includes:
- a CDS encoding citrate/2-methylcitrate synthase, producing the protein MAAKGLEGVVVAQSRLSDINGEVGELIYAGYDIDDLARNTTFEEVCYLLWNGELPTPTQLEEFSAHLRKHATLRPEVVEMIRNYPTDADPMAAVRTAVSALGMFDPDADDISIESVRHKAIFLTAQTPAIVAAYERVRNGKEPLDPKPDLGFAANFLYMLNGEEANETRVRTMDVALVLHAEHGMNASTFAARVTAGTLADVYSAVTSALGTLKGPSHGGANVEVMNMLREIDESGEDPGAWVRNALSGGKKVMGFGHRVYKATDPRATVLRELADKIMAEAGETRWLDLSDRIRAVMAEEMEKKGKKIYPNVDFFSASVYSTLGISMDLFTAVFAIARMPGWTAHLLEQYADNRLIRPGSDYIGPRDRKVTPLSER
- a CDS encoding RNA polymerase sigma factor, encoding MVLDGQTGRYEVLVRRYQDTMYRHAFGMVGDADAAADLVQDSLVKAYTRLGTCDPDRFAAWLFRILRNRCKDWLKSRRRRDVSLTDQDVAAPGSADPLRALEAGEAGRVIVEALGRLPEGQREAFLMKHVEGRSYEEMAGMLGAGVSALKMRVMRAREALQAMLGDQV
- a CDS encoding TraR/DksA C4-type zinc finger protein, whose amino-acid sequence is MRSGLRGAGTEIDGARLRQGRRTALHQDRNVTHMLQENERSLIEKRLLDERKRAQDSIGHFDELSDELRDRTGELSGMDQHMADYATEQHEQEKQFLMASVEGRRLYALDEALERLYKEPEQFGLCDVCGKQIEMARLEVIPETRLCAEHAIARDEASDADADPREADGTAHPA
- a CDS encoding TetR/AcrR family transcriptional regulator, producing the protein MTDERSAYDEKLESILRTAAQIFAEKGYHQASIRDIARATGVSLSGLYYYFNSKEELLFLIQDHAFGTLLDHLERLLDGVAEPHRRLRLLMENHLRYFVANTAEMKVLSHEAEALTGDFRRRVNAKKRRLTETAMQILQEIRPAGDLDARVATFAMFGMMNWLYNWHRAERDVPVDRIVDDMYRIFVEGYAPDNAAVPALARETSPGEERPSIW
- a CDS encoding putative sulfate exporter family transporter; amino-acid sequence: MSDTRSRWSAPLPGLLLAAAVTVAAWALQGVEERLFGHAIVEAIVLAILLGMLLRTAWKPGPRWEPGIKLAAKQVLEIAIVLLGASVNLPLLLSAGAPLVISILLVVVGGLAASYGLGRALGLNPRLATLIACGNAICGNSAIAAVAPVIGADKEDVASSIAFTAVLGVIVVLGLPLLIPVLAFSDYQYGALAGMTVYAVPQVIAATFPVSALSGEVGTLVKLVRVLLLGPIVVFFSLRNRKIGERKLSAGSLIPWFITGFLVLAMLRSIGLIPAEVAGPVREVSRWMTVIAMAALGLGVDVRVLGKVGGRVIATVTGSLIVLITLSAALIRFFGIG
- a CDS encoding enoyl-CoA hydratase/isomerase family protein: MATLSADVPTETQTLVHYEVSDGVALFTLDDPPANTYTHEMMRQIDAAILRARFDATVDVIVITGKGDKFFCAGANINMLQKADPTWKYYFCLHANETLLKLEHTPKLVIAALNGHTVGGGLEIAMAADLRIARRGAGKIGLPEVALGVLPGTGGTQRLTKLVGTSKAIELMVQGNNLDFDQAAAMGIVNQVLDSESRDGFLEQVMAYAKQFTRPNKATFAVGNIKRSCQSGAELPLEQGLALERELQALLFNSSDAKEGLNAYVEKRTPHFTGK
- a CDS encoding Ig-like domain-containing protein: MIRSTRLTCAGLLLAVLAACDSDGGPLTPETRPTTPSTVVALDCKVTVKPTATFGCTPSAPTGAGSAAVIVGNQNTYVKLQASNLSNDEGTGIFSFDATVQNLLMQSLGTTNGTTLDPEAIKVFFHQGPTSTGAGSVSVFNATGSDDFTGENQPYFQYDEVLSQNEVSPAKNWQFQVSGGATGFVFKVYVRAQVQYPEGFITLARSRDTLVASDTVKVSATVYNVVNNPEANQSVTWSSSNTGVATVDASGVITAVAPGSTLISAVSGSRTASIPVAVCYNLAVGEVVSTTMPGASNLCIAGGGAGAEFTYMPVNLATSGALSLTVTATGTGAVTGPPSPSLLPGGLPRLNATSDAALQQNEDLHISMMERDLRDVSTVMRKPSSLVRRGARTGGARRNITIGVPTVGDIMNLNTVSGCSGTRGDRAGMVRSVGQHIIIVSDTSNPAGGFTTAQYDSIAMEFDTLVYATDSVAFGAPADLDENGRVIAFYTRAVNELSPPASSSVVAGYFSARDLYSSAPGSCTLSNEGEMFYMLVPDPTGVVNSNVRTVSYVRGGTVGTIAHELQHLTNASRRMYVNDGFTQYESVWLNEGLSHIAEELMFYRASGMSPRQNVAAGTNAVSGIQLNSKRVAAYNTYASANFGRLRTWMQRPDTSGAFKGNDVLATRGAVWAFLRYAADRKNASDATLWYDLSNSQQAGLTNLATVLGVSPQEWVRDFDAAMYTDDAVTGVSPIYTIPSWNFRSMHQILYGSYSLQVRALTSGVPLTVNHSAGGGTTYQRFSVGASKFGKVTALSGGVAPTTPFALSIVRTK